Proteins encoded within one genomic window of Thermodesulfobacteriota bacterium:
- a CDS encoding metalloregulator ArsR/SmtB family transcription factor produces the protein MGCPYKAIADDTRRKILEFLSEGESAAGDIASKFDISKPAISNHLKILKEADIVNERKVRQNRLYSLNSEKINNMKFFLTSLTGKNSQNVRA, from the coding sequence CCCGTACAAAGCCATTGCCGATGATACGAGAAGGAAGATCCTCGAGTTTTTAAGCGAGGGCGAGAGTGCAGCGGGAGATATCGCAAGCAAGTTCGATATATCCAAGCCCGCCATTTCGAATCATCTCAAAATTTTGAAGGAAGCCGATATTGTCAACGAGCGCAAGGTCAGACAAAACCGGCTATATTCCTTAAACAGCGAGAAGATAAATAACATGAAGTTCTTTCTCACCTCGCTGACGGGGAAAAACAGCCAGAACGTGCGAGCTTGA
- a CDS encoding M20/M25/M40 family metallo-hydrolase, giving the protein MIDKNRMTEHAMELIRIDSLSRMEREVALRLEKEMKELGAECFYDAAGEKVGGNVGNLIVSLEGNKSGAPPLLLSAHMDTVGPGEGIKPRVENGVMKSDGTTILGSDDKSGIAVIVEVLRTLREKNIPHGDIEIAFTICEEIGLLGAKHIDISKFRSKHGIVLDSSTPARLVLKCPSAAKMEFLVHGLEAHAGLCPENGISAIEIASRAIAQMRLGRIDDITTANIGIIEGGRATNIVPNLVHVVGEARSHNEEKLDSQVSHMRGCFHDTVSKYEVTLHDDLSADGVTYTARLDEKIERTYDRMDVPLTSIPARLVTGAVNNLGYSIAPHTSGGGCDANFFNKMGVECVNLGTGMYELHTVNEHLVLEEFYRAAEIVLEAVRLNTVNGG; this is encoded by the coding sequence ATGATAGATAAAAACAGGATGACAGAGCACGCGATGGAGCTCATCAGGATCGACAGCCTTTCCAGGATGGAAAGGGAGGTCGCGCTCAGGCTCGAAAAGGAGATGAAAGAGCTCGGCGCGGAATGCTTCTACGACGCCGCCGGGGAAAAGGTCGGCGGCAATGTCGGAAACCTTATAGTCAGCCTCGAGGGCAACAAGAGCGGGGCCCCTCCCCTCCTTCTTTCCGCACACATGGACACCGTCGGGCCGGGCGAGGGAATAAAACCCCGCGTCGAGAACGGCGTAATGAAGAGCGACGGCACGACGATTCTGGGAAGCGACGACAAGAGCGGGATCGCCGTCATCGTCGAGGTTCTGAGGACGCTCAGGGAAAAAAACATCCCCCACGGCGATATAGAGATTGCATTTACCATATGCGAGGAAATCGGCCTTCTCGGGGCGAAACACATTGACATAAGCAAATTCAGATCGAAGCACGGCATAGTCCTCGACAGCAGCACTCCGGCGAGGCTCGTGCTCAAGTGCCCCTCGGCCGCGAAGATGGAATTCCTCGTGCACGGGCTCGAAGCGCACGCCGGGCTTTGCCCCGAAAACGGCATAAGTGCAATAGAGATCGCGAGCCGAGCCATAGCGCAGATGAGGCTCGGGAGGATAGACGACATTACGACCGCCAACATCGGCATAATCGAGGGCGGCCGGGCTACCAACATAGTCCCCAACCTAGTACACGTCGTCGGAGAGGCCAGGAGCCACAACGAAGAGAAGCTCGATTCCCAGGTCAGCCACATGAGAGGGTGTTTTCACGATACGGTTTCGAAATACGAGGTCACGCTGCACGACGACCTTTCGGCCGACGGCGTCACGTACACCGCGCGGCTAGACGAGAAGATAGAGAGAACGTACGACAGGATGGACGTCCCCCTTACGTCGATACCGGCCAGGCTCGTGACCGGCGCCGTAAACAACCTCGGGTACTCGATAGCCCCCCACACCAGCGGCGGCGGATGCGACGCGAATTTCTTTAACAAAATGGGCGTCGAGTGCGTAAACCTCGGAACTGGCATGTACGAGCTCCACACCGTAAACGAGCACCTCGTGCTCGAAGAATTCTACAGGGCCGCCGAGATAGTGCTCGAAGCCGTCAGGCTCAACACCGTAAACGGCGGGTAG
- a CDS encoding VWA domain-containing protein codes for MIGYEGCTRLAAWLVVAAIFLLGPAVGDKTQAQSEEASTGGGGVLFILDGSGSMAAQIDGKPKMDVAKEVMINAIKGLPDDVNIGLEVYGHRSKGDCDDIEMLAEVGPTDKAALIEKINSIKPMGKTPITKSFEIAGEKLAATEDETTIVLVSDGEETCEGDPCALVKSLREKGINVRVHVVGFDVGDKEKEQLSCIAEAGGGKYFAADSAAQLEEALAEVEQEVAVKKAPEPAQNILPTGGDKTGSAVALEPGDYVTGHEIEKAAHEYFAVTVKPGQTLSVTFRTADDGNGYAGAAIYDQGGNQLVKDTVIGGKGVQKEISWMAASGEDEYTYYFSAGNEYDTIAEGTSYSIKIDDYFDIESGKDAGATFDDTLGIEPGKHAGYLSGPWGSDEKDYYTIPMTAEQKLGIKLTPETETGFEITIYDQDRVRKVQKGSANAGAIVRLDWTAPEDQEVVYILIEPGAAPGRTSANKYDFDLKVE; via the coding sequence ATGATTGGATACGAGGGATGCACAAGGCTCGCCGCATGGTTGGTCGTCGCGGCGATTTTTTTACTGGGCCCGGCCGTGGGCGATAAGACGCAGGCGCAGTCCGAGGAGGCCTCCACGGGAGGCGGGGGGGTTCTCTTCATACTGGACGGCTCGGGCAGCATGGCCGCGCAGATAGACGGCAAGCCCAAGATGGACGTCGCCAAGGAAGTCATGATTAACGCGATAAAGGGGCTGCCGGACGACGTGAACATAGGGCTCGAGGTTTACGGGCACAGGAGCAAGGGCGACTGCGACGACATAGAGATGCTGGCCGAAGTCGGCCCGACCGATAAAGCGGCGCTCATAGAGAAAATAAATTCGATAAAGCCGATGGGCAAGACCCCCATCACCAAGTCGTTCGAGATAGCGGGCGAGAAGCTCGCCGCGACGGAGGACGAGACTACTATAGTACTCGTCAGCGACGGCGAGGAGACATGCGAGGGCGACCCGTGCGCGCTCGTAAAGAGCCTTAGGGAAAAGGGTATTAACGTGAGGGTGCACGTCGTGGGGTTCGACGTCGGCGACAAGGAGAAGGAGCAGCTTAGCTGCATAGCCGAGGCGGGCGGAGGGAAGTATTTCGCCGCCGACAGCGCCGCCCAGCTCGAAGAGGCGCTCGCCGAGGTGGAGCAGGAAGTGGCCGTAAAGAAGGCCCCCGAGCCGGCGCAGAATATCCTTCCCACGGGCGGTGACAAGACGGGCAGCGCCGTCGCTCTCGAGCCCGGGGATTACGTGACCGGGCACGAAATAGAAAAGGCCGCCCACGAATACTTCGCCGTAACGGTGAAGCCCGGTCAGACGCTAAGCGTCACGTTCAGGACCGCGGACGATGGTAACGGTTACGCCGGAGCGGCGATATACGACCAGGGGGGAAACCAGCTCGTTAAGGACACCGTCATAGGAGGGAAGGGCGTTCAGAAGGAGATAAGCTGGATGGCGGCCTCGGGAGAGGATGAGTACACCTATTACTTCAGCGCCGGGAACGAATACGATACTATCGCCGAGGGCACTTCCTATTCGATAAAAATCGACGATTACTTCGACATCGAAAGCGGTAAGGACGCCGGCGCTACGTTCGACGACACGCTCGGTATAGAGCCGGGGAAGCATGCGGGTTATCTCTCGGGCCCGTGGGGAAGCGACGAGAAGGACTATTACACGATACCGATGACCGCGGAGCAGAAGCTCGGCATCAAGCTTACCCCCGAGACCGAAACCGGGTTCGAGATAACGATTTACGATCAGGACAGGGTGAGGAAGGTGCAGAAGGGCTCGGCCAACGCGGGCGCGATCGTGAGGCTCGACTGGACCGCGCCCGAGGACCAGGAAGTCGTATATATCCTGATCGAGCCCGGCGCCGCTCCCGGCAGGACTTCGGCCAACAAGTACGACTTCGACCTCAAGGTCGAATAG
- a CDS encoding isoprenylcysteine carboxylmethyltransferase family protein, with the protein MKIFLLFLILIVLQRLGELMLAKRNEKALRSEGAVEYDARGYRVIVLMHTAFLVSFAAEYFLLGRPLSPYWLPLVCVFVAAQLLRYWAIRSLGKFWNTRILIVPGEKLVTKGPYRHLRHPNYISVVIEIAVIPLIFSCYITAAVFTVLNLLALRRRIRIEERALSSLEKPL; encoded by the coding sequence ATGAAGATATTCCTTCTCTTTCTCATACTCATAGTCCTCCAGCGGCTCGGCGAGCTCATGCTCGCGAAGAGGAACGAGAAGGCCCTAAGAAGCGAAGGGGCAGTCGAATACGACGCCCGGGGCTACAGGGTCATCGTCCTCATGCACACGGCCTTTCTCGTATCCTTTGCCGCCGAGTACTTCCTCCTTGGAAGGCCGCTCTCTCCCTACTGGCTCCCGCTCGTATGCGTTTTCGTAGCGGCGCAGCTCCTCCGGTACTGGGCCATACGGAGCCTCGGGAAATTCTGGAACACGAGGATACTGATCGTCCCGGGCGAGAAGCTCGTGACAAAGGGCCCCTACAGGCATCTCAGGCATCCGAATTATATATCGGTCGTCATAGAAATCGCCGTCATACCGCTCATCTTCTCGTGCTACATCACCGCCGCGGTATTCACGGTGCTCAACCTCCTCGCCCTCCGGAGAAGGATAAGGATAGAAGAGAGAGCGCTTTCCAGCCTCGAAAAACCCCTTTAG
- a CDS encoding DoxX family protein — protein MLRSIFRTEDDASALVARLALGIVILPHGLQKLLGMFGGAGFTATVDYFVGSGLPAFLAVLIIIGEAFGALGLILGFLSRLAALGITIIMLGAILTVHVKFGFFMNWTGTQAGEGFEFHILAIGLALVVLIRGGGLWSVDAAITKA, from the coding sequence ATGCTGAGGTCGATATTCCGGACGGAGGACGACGCAAGCGCTCTCGTCGCGAGGCTTGCGCTGGGTATAGTGATTCTTCCTCACGGGCTTCAAAAACTGCTCGGAATGTTCGGCGGGGCCGGATTTACGGCGACAGTCGATTATTTCGTCGGCAGCGGGCTGCCGGCATTTCTCGCAGTCCTCATTATCATAGGCGAGGCCTTCGGCGCCCTCGGGCTCATACTCGGCTTCCTCAGCCGCCTGGCCGCGCTCGGGATCACCATTATCATGCTCGGGGCCATCTTAACCGTGCACGTAAAATTCGGTTTCTTCATGAACTGGACGGGGACACAGGCGGGGGAAGGGTTCGAGTTCCACATCCTGGCCATAGGGCTGGCCCTCGTCGTGCTCATCAGGGGCGGGGGGCTGTGGTCCGTAGACGCCGCCATAACGAAGGCCTAG
- a CDS encoding HAD family hydrolase — MKKYDVLFFDLFDTVINFSFTNLPLVELSGVRARTTSKEVYEVFRRRCPDVPFPEFYDHFITSYREFQDLKLAENREYPNRDRFLMMLSKMDLAGGGEGAALADDMVRAHMSGLASAVSFPPENESALSALRDANYRMAIVSNFDYAPTAYSLIEKFGLMRFFERVIISEEVGWRKPSPVIFEDALKAMGADPDVSLFTGDNFHADVAGSKNAGMDSVWLNSRNENTEGLDPEPDYIIPVFPDVLDVLRLS, encoded by the coding sequence ATGAAAAAATACGACGTACTTTTCTTCGACCTTTTCGATACGGTAATAAACTTCAGCTTCACTAACCTGCCCCTCGTCGAGCTAAGCGGCGTCCGGGCGCGGACGACGAGTAAAGAGGTCTACGAGGTATTCCGAAGGCGCTGCCCCGATGTGCCCTTCCCCGAGTTCTACGACCACTTCATAACGAGCTACAGGGAGTTTCAGGATTTAAAGCTCGCCGAGAACAGGGAATATCCCAACCGCGACAGGTTCCTCATGATGCTCTCCAAAATGGACCTGGCCGGGGGCGGCGAAGGCGCGGCGCTCGCCGACGATATGGTCAGAGCCCACATGAGCGGGCTGGCTTCGGCCGTCTCGTTCCCGCCCGAAAACGAATCGGCGCTCTCCGCCCTCAGGGACGCAAATTACAGGATGGCGATAGTGTCCAACTTCGACTACGCCCCGACGGCTTATTCCCTCATTGAGAAGTTCGGGCTTATGAGATTCTTCGAAAGGGTGATAATATCGGAGGAGGTCGGCTGGAGGAAGCCGAGCCCCGTTATATTCGAGGACGCTCTTAAAGCCATGGGCGCCGACCCCGACGTGTCGCTCTTTACCGGCGATAATTTTCACGCCGACGTCGCCGGGTCGAAGAACGCCGGCATGGATTCCGTCTGGCTCAACAGCCGGAACGAAAACACGGAGGGACTCGACCCCGAGCCCGATTATATCATCCCCGTCTTTCCCGACGTGCTCGACGTGCTCCGGCTATCCTGA
- a CDS encoding CbiX/SirB N-terminal domain-containing protein: MNRKALIIVDHGSTVGEANDMLAEVARLLESRESGFDIVKYCHMELAEPTIEQAFDACVSEGAGSVVVHPYFLSPGRHSTRDIPAMVEAAAEKHPGVAYRVTDPLGVHGKIIEVILERAREG, encoded by the coding sequence ATGAACAGGAAAGCGCTCATAATCGTGGATCACGGGAGCACCGTCGGCGAAGCCAACGACATGCTCGCCGAGGTGGCACGTCTCCTGGAGTCCAGGGAAAGCGGCTTTGATATAGTGAAATACTGCCACATGGAGCTGGCCGAGCCCACGATAGAGCAGGCCTTCGACGCATGCGTAAGCGAAGGCGCGGGGAGCGTCGTAGTCCATCCGTACTTCCTCTCGCCGGGGAGGCATTCCACGAGGGACATCCCCGCCATGGTAGAAGCGGCGGCGGAGAAACATCCGGGCGTCGCCTACCGCGTCACCGATCCCCTCGGTGTGCACGGCAAGATCATAGAGGTAATCCTCGAAAGGGCCCGCGAGGGTTGA
- a CDS encoding metalloregulator ArsR/SmtB family transcription factor: protein MSDERRRTILAILGENDASAGDIARRFSISQPTVSNHLKILKEAGLITEQKIRQNRIYSLHKPGIYSVIETLKSIVKEA, encoded by the coding sequence TTGAGTGACGAGCGCAGACGTACGATTCTCGCCATTCTCGGCGAGAATGACGCGTCCGCCGGAGATATAGCACGCAGATTCTCTATATCGCAGCCTACAGTTTCTAATCATTTGAAGATACTTAAGGAAGCAGGACTCATCACAGAGCAGAAGATCAGACAGAACAGGATTTATTCCCTCCACAAGCCCGGCATCTATAGCGTGATTGAGACCCTTAAAAGCATAGTCAAAGAAGCCTGA
- a CDS encoding type III polyketide synthase: MPGIVSAGTSDAPHAYSQTELKELARALFLKKGRDFGRLLDVFDNSLIDSRHFIHSAEWFETPKSFKERSVSYAANVAALSIPAIKACIESAGAGYGDFDHIIFVTSTGISAPSADALILNELGLDRHVKRTPIWGLGCAGGAAGMSRAFEYARAFPESAVLLVAAEMCSLAFHDDDYSKSNVVSLALFSDGAAAVLVAGEGHRLYGKARVRMTRTLSTTWPDTLGIMGWEVVDDGLRAIFSKEIPNIVRERISENIDELLGPRGLSASGLGHFAVHPGGPKVLSEYEAALGLEEGAFGYSRKVLREHGNMSSPTVLYVLKEVIEGNDFGEKEHGIISALGPGFSSELVLFESA; encoded by the coding sequence ATGCCCGGAATAGTATCTGCAGGGACCAGCGACGCTCCTCATGCGTACTCGCAGACGGAGCTCAAGGAGCTTGCGCGCGCCCTCTTCCTCAAAAAGGGCCGGGACTTCGGGAGGCTTCTCGACGTTTTCGACAATTCCCTTATAGATTCCCGCCATTTCATACATTCGGCCGAATGGTTCGAAACGCCCAAGAGCTTTAAGGAAAGGTCGGTATCCTACGCCGCGAACGTAGCCGCGCTGTCGATTCCCGCGATAAAGGCCTGCATCGAAAGCGCCGGGGCCGGTTACGGCGACTTCGATCACATTATATTCGTGACAAGCACCGGGATTTCGGCTCCGTCGGCCGACGCGCTCATACTGAACGAGCTCGGCCTCGACAGGCATGTCAAACGAACCCCGATATGGGGGCTCGGGTGCGCCGGCGGGGCGGCGGGCATGAGCAGGGCGTTCGAGTACGCCAGGGCTTTTCCCGAAAGCGCCGTCCTTCTCGTAGCGGCCGAGATGTGCAGCCTCGCCTTTCACGACGACGATTACTCGAAGAGTAACGTCGTCTCGCTCGCCCTCTTTTCCGACGGGGCGGCGGCCGTGCTCGTCGCGGGCGAGGGGCACAGGCTCTACGGCAAGGCCAGGGTGCGCATGACCCGCACCCTTTCGACCACATGGCCCGACACGCTCGGCATTATGGGCTGGGAGGTAGTGGACGACGGCCTCCGCGCCATATTCAGTAAAGAGATACCGAACATCGTCAGAGAGAGGATCAGCGAAAATATAGACGAGCTCCTGGGTCCGCGCGGGCTTTCCGCTTCCGGCCTCGGGCACTTTGCCGTCCATCCGGGCGGGCCCAAGGTGCTTAGCGAATACGAGGCGGCGCTCGGGCTCGAAGAAGGCGCGTTCGGATACTCGAGGAAGGTCCTCCGCGAGCACGGCAACATGTCGTCCCCCACGGTGCTGTACGTATTAAAAGAGGTCATCGAAGGCAACGACTTCGGAGAAAAGGAGCACGGCATTATCTCGGCCCTCGGGCCGGGATTCAGCTCGGAGCTCGTACTGTTCGAATCCGCATGA